From one Brachypodium distachyon strain Bd21 chromosome 4, Brachypodium_distachyon_v3.0, whole genome shotgun sequence genomic stretch:
- the LOC100839124 gene encoding probable beta-D-xylosidase 7 isoform X1, which yields MGAFSHYSGAGLLLSLIAMIMPAALLRTAAAATPPFSCGPGSATQGYAFCDKALPVERRAADLVSRLTLAEKVSQLGDEADAVPRLGVPAYKWWSEGLHGLSFWGHGMHFDGAVRAITSFPQVLLTAASFDQDIWYRIGQAIGTEARALYNLGQAQGLTIWSPNVNIYRDPRWGRGQETPGEDPTTASKYAVAFVKGLQGTSATTLQTSACCKHATAYDLEDWNGVVRYNFNAKVTLQDLADTFNPPFKSCVEEGKATCVMCAYTNINGVPACASSDLITKTFKGDWGLNGYVSSDCDAVALLRDAQRYRATPEDTVAVALKAGLDLNCGNYTQVHGMSALQQGKMTEQDVDNALKNLFAVRMRLGHFDGDPRTSALYGSLGAADVCSPAHKNLALEAAQSGIVLLKNDAGILPLDPSAVASAAAIGHNANDPAALNGNYFGPPCETTTPLQGLQGYVKNVKFLAGCDSAACGFAATGQAVTLASSSDYVILFMGLSQKEEQEGIDRTSLLLPGKQQNLITAVASASKRPVILVLLTGGSVDITFAKSNPKIGAILWAGYPGQAGGLAIARVLFGDHNPSGRLPVTWYPEEFTKVPMTDMRMRADPATGYPGRSYRFYQGKTVYKFGDGLSYSKFSRQLVSSTNTHQVPNTNLLTGLTARTATDGGMSYYHVEEIGVEGCDKLKFPAVVEVQNHGPMDGKHSVMMFLRWPNSTGTGRPVSQLVGFRSQHLKAGEKASLTFDVSPCEHFARAREDGKKVIDRGSHFLVVGKDEREISFHS from the exons ATGGGCGCCTTCTCTCATTACAGCGGCGCCGGCTTGCTATTGTCACTGATCGCGATGATAATGCCGGCGGCATTGCTCCGCACGGCGGCCGCTGCGACCCCGCCGTTCTCGTGCGGACCGGGTTCCGCGACGCAGGGCTACGCGTTCTGCGACAAGGCGCTGCCCGTggagcggcgcgcggcggaccTGGTGTCCCGGCTGACGCTGGCGGAGAAGGTGTCGCAGCTGGGGGACGAGGCGGACGCCGTGCCCCGGCTGGGCGTCCCGGCCTACAAGTGGTGGTCCGAGGGCCTCCACGGGCTCTCCTTCTGGGGCCACGGCATGCacttcgacggcgccgtcCGCGCCATCACCAGCTTCCCCCAGGTGCTgctcaccgccgcctccttcgaCCAAGACATCTGGTACCGTATCGGCCAG GCGATTGGTACGGAGGCTAGAGCGCTGTACAACCTTGGGCAAGCACAAGGGCTCACCATTTGGTCCCCCAATGTGAACATCTACCGTGACCCGCGATGGGGCCGCGGCCAGGAGACCCCCGGTGAGGATCCCACCACGGCGAGCAAGTACGCCGTTGCCTTTGTGAAGGGGCTTCAGGGAACCTCGGCGACGACGCTGCAGACCTCGGCGTGCTGCAAGCATGCCACGGCGTACGATCTGGAGGACTGGAACGGGGTTGTACGCTACAACTTCAACGCAAAG GTAACGCTCCAAGATTTGGCGGATACTTTCAACCCGCCGTTCAAGAGCTGTGTAGAGGAAGGGAAGGCGACCTGCGTCATGTGTGCCTACACCAACATCAACGGTGTCCCTGCCTGTGCCAGCTCTGACCTCATCACCAAGACCTTCAAGGGAGACTGGGGATTAAACGG TTATGTTTCTTCGGACTGTGATGCGGTAGCACTGTTGCGTGATGCCCAGCGTTATAGGGCCACGCCCGAAGATACGGTTGCAGTTGCCCTCAAGGCCG GGCTGGATTTGAACTGCGGGAACTACACACAGGTGCACGGCATGTCGGCGCTCCAGCAGGGGAAAATGACCGAGCAAGACGTCGATAATGCTCTCAAAAACCTCTTCGCCGTCAGGATGCGGCTGGGCCACTTCGACGGCGACCCGAGGACAAGCGCATTGTACGGCAGCCTGGGCGCCGCGGACGTGTGCTCCCCTGCGCACAAGAACCTGGCTCTGGAAGCCGCGCAGAGCGGCATCGTCCTGCTCAAGAACGACGCCGGCATCCTCCCGCTCGACCCCTCCGCGGTCGCCTCGGCCGCAGCCATCGGCCACAACGCGAACGACCCCGCCGCGCTCAACGGGAACTACTTCGGCCCGCCGTGCGAGACCACCACGCCGCTGCAGGGGCTCCAGGGGTACGTGAAGAACGTCAAGTTTCTGGCTGGGTGCGACTCGGCGGCGTGCGGCTTTGCCGCCACGGGCCAGGCCGTCACGCTGGCTAGCTCGTCAGACTACGTGATTCTTTTCATGGGGCTAAGCCAgaaggaggagcaggaaggGATCGACCGGACGAGCCTTCTGCTCCCCGGAAAGCAGCAGAACCTCATCACCGCCGTTGCCAGCGCGTCGAAGCGGCCCGTGATCCTGGTTCTCCTCACGGGTGGCTCAGTTGACATCACATTCGCCAAATCCAACCCGAAGATCGGTGCCATCCTGTGGGCCGGATACCCGGGCCAGGCAGGTGGGCTGGCTATCGCCAGGGTGCTCTTTGGGGATCACAACCCCAGCGGCAGGCTGCCGGTGACGTGGTACCCGGAGGAGTTCACCAAGGTGCCCATGACCGACATGCGGATGCGCGCCGACCCGGCCACCGGTTACCCGGGCCGGAGCTACCGCTTCTACCAGGGAAAGACCGTCTACAAGTTCGGCGACGGCCTCAGCTACTCCAAATTCTCTCGCCAGCTAGTGTCAAGCACTAACACTCATCAAGTCCCAAACACGAATCTACTCACCGGCCTGACCGCGAGGACGGCCACCGATGGCGGCATGAGCTACTACCACGtcgaggagatcggcgtcgagGGGTGCGACAAGCTTAAGTTCCCGGCAGTGGTCGAGGTGCAGAACCACGGCCCGATGGACGGGAAGCACTCGGTAATGATGTTCCTCCGGTGGCCCAACTCGACGGGTACTGGACGTCCGGTGAGCCAGCTAGTTGGGTTCCGGAGCCAGCATCTGAAGGCCGGGGAGAAGGCCAGCCTTACGTTCGACGTCAGCCCGTGCGAACACTTTGCCAGGGCGAGGGAGGACGGCAAGAAGGTGATTGATAGAGGGTCACATTTTCTCGTTGTGGGCAAGGACGAGAGAGAGATCAGCTTCCACAGCTAA
- the LOC100839124 gene encoding probable beta-D-xylosidase 7 isoform X2, translated as MHLSSCLPAIGTEARALYNLGQAQGLTIWSPNVNIYRDPRWGRGQETPGEDPTTASKYAVAFVKGLQGTSATTLQTSACCKHATAYDLEDWNGVVRYNFNAKVTLQDLADTFNPPFKSCVEEGKATCVMCAYTNINGVPACASSDLITKTFKGDWGLNGYVSSDCDAVALLRDAQRYRATPEDTVAVALKAGLDLNCGNYTQVHGMSALQQGKMTEQDVDNALKNLFAVRMRLGHFDGDPRTSALYGSLGAADVCSPAHKNLALEAAQSGIVLLKNDAGILPLDPSAVASAAAIGHNANDPAALNGNYFGPPCETTTPLQGLQGYVKNVKFLAGCDSAACGFAATGQAVTLASSSDYVILFMGLSQKEEQEGIDRTSLLLPGKQQNLITAVASASKRPVILVLLTGGSVDITFAKSNPKIGAILWAGYPGQAGGLAIARVLFGDHNPSGRLPVTWYPEEFTKVPMTDMRMRADPATGYPGRSYRFYQGKTVYKFGDGLSYSKFSRQLVSSTNTHQVPNTNLLTGLTARTATDGGMSYYHVEEIGVEGCDKLKFPAVVEVQNHGPMDGKHSVMMFLRWPNSTGTGRPVSQLVGFRSQHLKAGEKASLTFDVSPCEHFARAREDGKKVIDRGSHFLVVGKDEREISFHS; from the exons ATGCATCTGTCCTCTTGTCTTCCA GCGATTGGTACGGAGGCTAGAGCGCTGTACAACCTTGGGCAAGCACAAGGGCTCACCATTTGGTCCCCCAATGTGAACATCTACCGTGACCCGCGATGGGGCCGCGGCCAGGAGACCCCCGGTGAGGATCCCACCACGGCGAGCAAGTACGCCGTTGCCTTTGTGAAGGGGCTTCAGGGAACCTCGGCGACGACGCTGCAGACCTCGGCGTGCTGCAAGCATGCCACGGCGTACGATCTGGAGGACTGGAACGGGGTTGTACGCTACAACTTCAACGCAAAG GTAACGCTCCAAGATTTGGCGGATACTTTCAACCCGCCGTTCAAGAGCTGTGTAGAGGAAGGGAAGGCGACCTGCGTCATGTGTGCCTACACCAACATCAACGGTGTCCCTGCCTGTGCCAGCTCTGACCTCATCACCAAGACCTTCAAGGGAGACTGGGGATTAAACGG TTATGTTTCTTCGGACTGTGATGCGGTAGCACTGTTGCGTGATGCCCAGCGTTATAGGGCCACGCCCGAAGATACGGTTGCAGTTGCCCTCAAGGCCG GGCTGGATTTGAACTGCGGGAACTACACACAGGTGCACGGCATGTCGGCGCTCCAGCAGGGGAAAATGACCGAGCAAGACGTCGATAATGCTCTCAAAAACCTCTTCGCCGTCAGGATGCGGCTGGGCCACTTCGACGGCGACCCGAGGACAAGCGCATTGTACGGCAGCCTGGGCGCCGCGGACGTGTGCTCCCCTGCGCACAAGAACCTGGCTCTGGAAGCCGCGCAGAGCGGCATCGTCCTGCTCAAGAACGACGCCGGCATCCTCCCGCTCGACCCCTCCGCGGTCGCCTCGGCCGCAGCCATCGGCCACAACGCGAACGACCCCGCCGCGCTCAACGGGAACTACTTCGGCCCGCCGTGCGAGACCACCACGCCGCTGCAGGGGCTCCAGGGGTACGTGAAGAACGTCAAGTTTCTGGCTGGGTGCGACTCGGCGGCGTGCGGCTTTGCCGCCACGGGCCAGGCCGTCACGCTGGCTAGCTCGTCAGACTACGTGATTCTTTTCATGGGGCTAAGCCAgaaggaggagcaggaaggGATCGACCGGACGAGCCTTCTGCTCCCCGGAAAGCAGCAGAACCTCATCACCGCCGTTGCCAGCGCGTCGAAGCGGCCCGTGATCCTGGTTCTCCTCACGGGTGGCTCAGTTGACATCACATTCGCCAAATCCAACCCGAAGATCGGTGCCATCCTGTGGGCCGGATACCCGGGCCAGGCAGGTGGGCTGGCTATCGCCAGGGTGCTCTTTGGGGATCACAACCCCAGCGGCAGGCTGCCGGTGACGTGGTACCCGGAGGAGTTCACCAAGGTGCCCATGACCGACATGCGGATGCGCGCCGACCCGGCCACCGGTTACCCGGGCCGGAGCTACCGCTTCTACCAGGGAAAGACCGTCTACAAGTTCGGCGACGGCCTCAGCTACTCCAAATTCTCTCGCCAGCTAGTGTCAAGCACTAACACTCATCAAGTCCCAAACACGAATCTACTCACCGGCCTGACCGCGAGGACGGCCACCGATGGCGGCATGAGCTACTACCACGtcgaggagatcggcgtcgagGGGTGCGACAAGCTTAAGTTCCCGGCAGTGGTCGAGGTGCAGAACCACGGCCCGATGGACGGGAAGCACTCGGTAATGATGTTCCTCCGGTGGCCCAACTCGACGGGTACTGGACGTCCGGTGAGCCAGCTAGTTGGGTTCCGGAGCCAGCATCTGAAGGCCGGGGAGAAGGCCAGCCTTACGTTCGACGTCAGCCCGTGCGAACACTTTGCCAGGGCGAGGGAGGACGGCAAGAAGGTGATTGATAGAGGGTCACATTTTCTCGTTGTGGGCAAGGACGAGAGAGAGATCAGCTTCCACAGCTAA
- the LOC100834441 gene encoding flavin mononucleotide hydrolase 1, chloroplatic, producing the protein MVRLLPSLPPYLASLPKPTAPAFSSSLRPPTMSSSTPVPAAEASRPRKLPVLLFDVMDTIVRDPFYHHIPSFFQMSMKELLESKHPTAWSEFEMGMINESELAKKFFNDGRSFDLEGLKDCMVRAYEYVDGVEDILRSLKKNNYEMHTFTNYPVWYQLIEEKLKLSEYLSWTFCSCQIGKRKPSCDFYLHAVNHLSIDPGNCIFIDDRMVNIEAALSVGMVGLHFKDAEVLKNDLFSVGVELAPLVLEGETEAQ; encoded by the exons ATGGTCCGCTTGCTGCCATCTCTGCCTCCCTACCTTGCCTCCCTCCCCAAACCCACCGCtcccgccttctcctcctcgctgcGGCCCCCAACCATGTCGTCCTCCACCCCGgtcccggcggcggaggcgtccCGACCAAGGAAGCTGCCGGTTCTGCTGTTCGACGTCATGGATACCATCGTCCGCGACCCTTTCTACCACCACATCCCCTCCTTCTTTCA AATGTCCATGAAGGAACTCCTAGAAAGCAAGCATCCAACAGCATGGTCTGAATTTGAGATGGGAATGATTAATGAG AGCGAGCTAGCCAAAAAGTTCTTCAATGACGGCAGATCTTTTGATTTAGAAG GTCTGAAAGATTGCATGGTGAGAGCATATGAGTACGTCGATGGTGTTGAAGACATTCTACGCAgtttaaagaaaaataactatGAAATGCACACTTTTACAAATTATCCTGTCTG GTACCAATTAATCGAGGAGAAGTTAAAGCTCTCAGAGTATTTGTCTTGGACATTCTGTTCTTGCCAAATTG GGAAACGTAAACCTTCATGTGATTTTTATCTTCATGCCGTGAATCATCTCAGTATTGATCCAGGAAACTGCATTTTCATTGATGACAG GATGGTAAACATTGAAGCAGCCCTTAGTGTAGGAATGGTCGGTTTGCATTTTAAAGATGCTGAGGTCCTAAAGAATGATTTGTTCTCAGTGGGAGTTGAATTGGCACCTCTTGTGCTTGAAGGTGAAACTGAAGCACAATAA
- the LOC112268660 gene encoding uncharacterized protein LOC112268660 gives MASEFEEDQRMEDGGGVELRSEVMGLKCVLKQEKKDHVLDTPLPDEPDEDATVAVMNAHRKARDEFTEISCLMLAHMEPDLQQQFENVEAYDMIESLKSMFQAQAKTERYQSLDRLGFPISDEFATDIVLNSLPSAYAPFISNYHMHGMDKKLTELHGMLKTAEADLKKGTSQMLMVQNKAKFKKGSWTKKKKAKSGGKTQDSVPSAASGAKPSPATGSTCFYCKTDGHWKRNCSKFLADKAKSGSGTSNSGAGKN, from the exons ATGGCGAGCGAGTTCGAGGAGGATCAGAGGATggaagacggaggaggagtggAGCTGAGGAGTGAAGTGATGGGGTTGAAGTGTG TcctcaagcaagaaaagaaggaccatgTTCTAGACACTCCACTTCCAGATGAGCCTGATGAAGATGCGACGGTCGCTGTCATGAATGCCCACCGTAAGGCTAGAGATGAGTTTACGGAAATTAGCTGTCTTATGCTTGCACACATGGAACCAgacttgcagcagcagttcgagaatgttgaggcctaCGATATGATCGAAAGCCTCAAAAGTATGTTCCAAGCTCAAGCAAAGACCGAGAGGTATCAA TCTTTGGATAGGCTGGGTTTTCCCATAAGCGATGAGTTCGCTACAGATATAGTTCTGAACTCTCTTCCTAGTGCATATGCTCCGTTCATCTCGAActatcacatgcatggtatggATAAGAAGCTCACTGAACTACATGGGATGCTCAAGACAGCAGAGGCTGACCTCAAGAAAGGCACCAGTCAAATGTTGATGGTGCAGAATAAGGCTAAGTTCAAGAAGGGTTCTTggactaagaagaagaaggctaagtCAGGAGGCAAAACTCAGGACTCTGTCCCGAGTGCTGCCTCAGGGGCTAAGCCGTCTCCTGCAACTGGATCCACTTGCTTTTATTGCAAGACGGATGGGcactggaagaggaactgcagcaagtttttggctgacaaagccaagagtggaagtgggacTTCTAACTCAG GGGCTGGTAAGAACTAG